In Nicotiana tabacum cultivar K326 chromosome 11, ASM71507v2, whole genome shotgun sequence, a single window of DNA contains:
- the LOC107797943 gene encoding uncharacterized protein LOC107797943 has protein sequence MPYLVREHLFIGNIGDAAEVLEHGSDEIMHILSVLSSTSISFFSEWRSGLSIPAKEIRKEYVGDSGNANAITDENKSSSSPKKLLYSLEHAGKDLKFVRMVAPLRDMENENLLDSLDACLDFIEQSRKEGSVLVHCFAGVSRSAAIIAAYLMKTEQLSQEDAIESLRQSCEFVCPNDGFLDQLKMFEEMGFKVDKASPIYKRFHLKVLGDSYNRGERIDTSKFGADPGSATESIPSDADVSLTKETAPARVYRCKKCRRVVALQGNVVDHVPGEGETAFQWHKRRSGNPFNKPDDECSSVFVEPLKWMRTVEEGALEGKLLCAHCEARLGYFNWSGIQCSCGSWITPAFQLHKSRVDISSM, from the exons ATGCCGTATCTGGTTCGGGAGCATCTATTCATTGGCAACATAGGCGATGCAGCAGAAGTTCTTGAGCATGGTAGTGATGAAATTATGCATATCTTGTCCGTCCTTAGCTCAACTTCAATATCCTTTTTCTCAGAATGGCGTTCTGGGCTTTCAATACCAGCCAAAGAGATTCGGAAGGAATATGTTGGGGATTCAGGAAATGCCAACGCTATAACTGATGAGAATAAGAGCTCATCATCACCTAAGAAACTCCTCTACTCGTTAGAGCATGCAGGGAAAGATTTGAAGTTTGTAAGGATGGTTGCGCCCTTGAGAGACATGGAGAATGAGAATTTGCTGGATTCTTTGGATGCTTGTTTGGATTTTATCGAACAAAGTAGAAAAGAGGGGTCTGTGTTGGTGCATTGCTTTGCTGGTGTATCAAGAAG TGCAGCCATCATTGCAGCTTACCTGATGAAAACTGAACAACTATCTCAAGAAG ATGCAATTGAATCTTTACGTCAAAGCTGTGAATTTGTCTGCCCAAATGATGGTTTCCTAGATCAG TTGAAAATGTTTGAAGAAATGGGTTTCAAAGTTGATAAAGCTAGCCCCATTTACAAACGCTTCCACCTAAAAGTCCTAG GTGATAGTTATAATCGTGGAGAAAGAATAGACACCTCTAAGTTTGGGGCTGATCCAGGCTCGGCAACGGAAAGCATTCCCTCAGATGCGGATGTGTCCTTGACTAAGGAAACAGCTCCTGCCCGAGTTTACCGCTGCAAGAAATGCCGGAGAGTTGTGGCGCTGCAGGGGAATGTTGTAGATCATGTTCCCGGGGAGGGTGAGACAGCATTTCAGTGGCATAAAAGGAGAAGTGGCAATCCTTTTAACAAACCTGACGACGAGTGTTCATCTGTCTTTGTTGAGCCTTTAAAATGGATGAGAACAG TTGAAGAAGGTGCCTTGGAGGGCAAGCTTTTATGTGCGCACTGTGAAGCTCGCTTGGGTTACTTTAATTGGTCAGGTATTCAGTGCAGTTGCGGAAGCTGGATTACCCCTGCTTTTCAACTCCATAAAAGCCGAGTGGATATCAGCAGCATGTGA
- the LOC107811706 gene encoding zinc finger CCCH domain-containing protein 29-like, with protein MCSGSKSKVCPFDLNMDKKDGVSKNCSKLLELSASDDLTGFICEVEKGCGIDELSFWYGRKFGSKKMGFEERTPLMIASMYGSIEILRFIIGTGKVDVNRACGSDGATALHCAAAGGSESSIEVVKILVDASADVNACDSSGNRPCDVIASYPKWLRNSKRKSLELLLNGSLAELAELEEEEGKAVIQTTKEGSEKKEYPIDTSLPDINDGIYGSDDFRMYCFKVKPCSRAYSHDWTECPFVHPGENARRRDPRKYNYTCVPCPEFKKGACAKGDSCEYAHGVFESWLHPAQYRTRLCKDETGCSRKVCFFAHKQEELRPLYASTGSAIPSPKATPVSSMDMSTLSPLALGSSSMMLPTTTTSTPPMSPAATCSSPMGGNMWQGKVNLTPPALQLPGSRLKTSLNARDLDLDMEMLGLESIRTQQQLRQQLIDEMAGLSSPSYWKNDNRMGDMKPTNLDDVFGSLDSQLLSQLQGLSPRMTSNTSSQLYSPSVSHMQGLSPKVTSNTSQLQSPTGLQMRQNMNQFQGSYSNMSQSSSPLRKPSTYGFDSSAAVAAAVMNSRSAAFAKQRSQSFIDRGGIGHRSGPNGVANSPPLMSSNMSDWGSPTGKLEWGFNSEDTNKLKRSQSFGFRGGNAAPTRSPITPSQVNEPDVSWVHSLVKDVSSTGTGLYSSEQKRGSVRDTIPPWLEQMYIDQERIVA; from the coding sequence ATGTGCAGTGGTTCAAAGAGTAAAGTTTGTCCTTTTGATTTAAACATGGATAAGAAAGATGGGGTTAGTAAAAATTGCTCTAAATTGCTTGAATTGTCAGCTTCAGATGATCTTACTGGATTCATATGTGAAGTGGAAAAGGGTTGTGGGATTGATGAGTTAAGCTTTTGGTATGGTAGAAAATTCGGTTCGAAAAAGATGGGGTTTGAGGAGAGAACTCCTTTAATGATTGCTTCTATGTATGGAAGTATTGAGATTTTGAGGTTTATTATTGGAACTGGGAAAGTTGATGTCAACAGAGCTTGTGGATCTGATGGTGCAACTGCTCTTCACTGTGCTGCAGCTGGTGGATCTGAATCGTCGATTGAAGTTGTCAAGATCTTGGTTGATGCTTCTGCAGATGTTAATGCTTGTGATTCAAGTGGAAACAGGCCATGTGATGTGATTGCTTCTTATCCTAAGTGGTTGAGGAATTCGAAAAGGAAATCGCTCGAGCTGTTGTTGAATGGTAGCTTGGCTGAGCTTGCTGAGctggaggaagaagaaggaaaagcaGTGATTCAGACGACAAAAGAAGGAAGCGAGAAGAAGGAGTACCCGATTGATACTTCCTTGCCGGATATAAACGATGGGATTTATGGGAGTGATGATTTCAGGATGTATTGTTTCAAGGTTAAGCCTTGTTCTAGGGCTTATTCTCATGACTGGACCGAATGCCCTTTCGTTCATCCAGGGGAGAACGCCAGGAGGCGTGACCCTAGAAAGTATAACTATACTTGTGTCCCGTGTCCTGAGTTCAAGAAAGGTGCTTGTGCAAAGGGCGATTCTTGTGAGTATGCTCATGGTGTATTTGAGTCATGGCTTCATCCTGCCCAATATAGAACCCGTCTCTGCAAGGATGAGACTGGGTGCTCGAGGAAAGTTTGCTTCTTTGCTCACAAGCAGGAAGAGCTACGCCCGTTATATGCATCCACTGGTTCAGCTATTCCTTCTCCAAAGGCGACTCCAGTCAGTTCTATGGACATGTCAACATTGAGTCCTCTGGCGCTCGGTTCGTCTTCCATGATGctgcctactactactacttcaACACCTCCGATGTCTCCTGCTGCTACGTGTTCGTCTCCAATGGGCGGAAACATGTGGCAGGGCAAGGTGAATCTCACCCCGCCTGCACTACAGCTTCCTGGTAGTAGGCTAAAGACGTCTCTGAACGCCCGAGACTTGGACTTGGATATGGAAATGCTTGGCTTGGAAAGCATCCGCACGCAGCAGCAACTAAGGCAGCAATTGATCGATGAAATGGCTGGTCTCTCTTCCCCATCCTATTGGAAGAACGATAACAGGATGGGTGATATGAAGCCTACTAATCTTGATGATGTTTTTGGATCCTTGGATTCTCAATTGTTGTCCCAATTGCAGGGCCTATCTCCAAGAATGACATCAAACACCAGTTCTCAGTTGTATTCTCCATCGGTTTCTCATATGCAAGGTCTCTCACCTAAGGTGACAAGTAACACCTCCCAGCTGCAATCTCCAACCGGGCTTCAGATGCGGCAAAACATGAACCAATTTCAAGGAAGCTATTCTAACATGTCTCAATCATCATCTCCCTTGAGAAAGCCTTCAACGTATGGATTCGACTCTTCAGCAGCAGTGGCTGCAGCTGTCATGAACTCCAGGTCTGCTGCTTTTGCAAAGCAACGCAGCCAGAGTTTTATAGATCGCGGTGGAATTGGCCATCGCTCTGGCCCCAATGGCGTTGCTAATTCACCACCTTTGATGTCATCTAATATGTCGGATTGGGGCTCCCCGACTGGGAAACTGGAGTGGGGCTTCAATAGCGAGGACACGAACAAGCTCAAGAGATCTCAATCTTTTGGTTTTCGCGGTGGAAATGCTGCTCCAACAAGATCACCAATCACACCATCTCAAGTCAATGAGCCAGACGTCTCGTGGGTTCATTCCTTGGTCAAAGATGTGTCTTCCACTGGTACCGGGCTATATAGCTCAGAGCAGAAGCGCGGCAGTGTTCGCGACACCATTCCACCATGGCTGGAACAAATGTACATAGACCAGGAGCGGATAGTGGCGTAA